Part of the Cryptococcus neoformans var. grubii H99 chromosome 2, complete sequence genome is shown below.
TTGCCGTCCAGTTCGGCGTTAAATCGCTCGATTTCCTCAGGGGTGTACTGGGGAGTGAGGATGTCTTCGTTCGTCATTGTGATAAGTGGCGTGTTTGAGTTGAGTCTGAGAGAAGCTATATATACTCGTTTGTGGAACGAAAGAGCTTATAAATTCCAAGCGACGGCTGAATCATGTCAACACGCCCATCTCGAACTCTTGCGCGGAATTCCAGAAATTCTCGATGATGTGATAAGATTACCACCGTTACGTAAGACGGTATGCCATGTGGCCTCCACGTCATGGAATGTCTACTTTTCCACGTCTCATTCTGCGAACTGTCTTTTCCATTCGACTTGTCATCTCTCGTCCACAAGATGCGTCCACAGCATCTTCTcccgctcctcctcctcctcctcgcgcCCGCCATACATGCAGCGGTGCTCGCCATCGACTACGGCGCAGAGTTTACAAAACTCTCCCTCATCAAGCCCGGCGTGCCCTTCGATGTCGTTTTAGACAAGGACAGCAAACGAAAAATCGCGAGCGTTGTAGGATGGAAACGAGACGAACGAGTATTCGGCGCCGAAGCAAAAATGGCTGTAAGTAGTTGACACGCCCATtaaaaaaaacaaaattAGCTAAAAGTAAAGCAGGCCACGAGGTTCCCCGACACCCATTACCCTTTTATAAAACCTCTCCTTGGCACGACTACTCCCAACACCTTTCCAGTATACCCCGTCAATCCTCATGTTACCAATGACACATTATACTTCCCCCACCCCTCACCTCCCTCCTACATCTCTCCCGAGCTTGTTTCTCCTGAAGACGCTTGGACGCCTACTGCCCTCTTGGCACAGCAGCTCTCATATTTCCGCCACCTCGCAGAATTGGTTCAGCCTGCTGGatcaaaaaaggaaagcgTAAACTCTGTTATTGTTACCGTTCCTGCATGGTGGGATCAGGCTCAGCGCCGTGCGTACCGAGATGCGTTGGAACTTCAGGGTATGAATTGCTTGGCAATGATCTCAGAGGGTACCGGCGTTGCGCTCAATTATGCCATGACAAGGACTTTCCCCAATTACGACCCCGTAACTGGACAAGGGGAAAAAGAGTATCACATTGTCTATGACTCTGGAGCTATGACCACCACCGCTACTGTCTTTGCGTTCTACCAAACCAGCGAATACGCAACGCCAAAATCAAAGACACCGATCAACACAACTCACATCGAAGTGCTTGGAACTGGATGGGAGCATATTGGTGGAGTGATGTTGGACACTGTTATCCAGGATATGCTCCTCACTGACTTTGTTGGCAAGACTAAGCGGGAGGAGGTCAGACAGGACAAGAAAGCCTTGGCCAAGATCGCAAAAGAAGCTACCAGAGTCAAGCAAATTTTGAGTGCCAACCAGGAAGCTAATGTAGCTGTAAGTGTTAGATCCACCATCATCGACTGTGGCTTATCTTTTGAATAGATCGAGTCTCTCTTCGATGACGTCGACTTCCGTTCAACTATCTCTCGTGCCGACCTCGAAGAAATTGTGGGAGCTGCCGACCAGTTGTATGGCAACCCTGTCGTTTCTGCTCTCGAGGCGGCGGGTTTACAACTTGGAGATATCAACTCTGTCATACTCTTTGGTGGTAATACCCGAGTCCCGCTTGTACAGGCCGCCCTCAAGTCTGTTCTTGGCGGTGCTGAGGATAAGATTGCGCAGAATGTGAACACCGACGAAGCCGCCGTGCTTGGTGCCGCCTATTATGGAGCTGCGTTAAGCAAGCAGTTCAGGATCAAGAACATCGATATCAAGGAAAGGAGTGTTAGCGAGATTGCCTTCAAAAATGGCGGCGCGATCTTCCCCGAGGGTACCGTTCTCGGCGAGCGAAAAGCGATCACTCTTCCTGCCAAGGGAGATGTGACTCTTGAGTTCACTGAGCGCATTTCTCATCCCGACAGTGCCCATGCATCCTCTCGCGAGCCCCAATCTATTCTCTCCGTTGAAGTTCACGACGTCGAAAAAGCCCTTGCAGACTTTACTGCTCCTGAACCtgtcatcaacatcactATGCGTCTCGATCCCAAGGGTCATGTATCAGCTGCCAACGCTGTTCTTGTCTCCAATGTTACCGATTCAAAGGATGGTGGTGTAGCTGGCGCTCTCAAAAACCTTTTCGGTagcaaggaggaagaagcgaaggaaggtgaagaagacgacaaGGAGCAGAAGGACACTAAAGGCAAGTCGCCTAAAGTGGCTCTCAAGTTCCGAGAGAAGCACCTCGGCCTGAAACCTTTGTCTGGCGAAGAAAAACGTACCACCAACGCCCGTATtatctccatctctgcctTTGAGGCCGCCAAGGCGTCCCGCGAAGAGGCTCGCAATTCACTTGAGTC
Proteins encoded:
- a CDS encoding hypoxia up-regulated 1 codes for the protein MRPQHLLPLLLLLLAPAIHAAVLAIDYGAEFTKLSLIKPGVPFDVVLDKDSKRKIASVVGWKRDERVFGAEAKMAATRFPDTHYPFIKPLLGTTTPNTFPVYPVNPHVTNDTLYFPHPSPPSYISPELVSPEDAWTPTALLAQQLSYFRHLAELVQPAGSKKESVNSVIVTVPAWWDQAQRRAYRDALELQGMNCLAMISEGTGVALNYAMTRTFPNYDPVTGQGEKEYHIVYDSGAMTTTATVFAFYQTSEYATPKSKTPINTTHIEVLGTGWEHIGGVMLDTVIQDMLLTDFVGKTKREEVRQDKKALAKIAKEATRVKQILSANQEANVAIESLFDDVDFRSTISRADLEEIVGAADQLYGNPVVSALEAAGLQLGDINSVILFGGNTRVPLVQAALKSVLGGAEDKIAQNVNTDEAAVLGAAYYGAALSKQFRIKNIDIKERSVSEIAFKNGGAIFPEGTVLGERKAITLPAKGDVTLEFTERISHPDSAHASSREPQSILSVEVHDVEKALADFTAPEPVINITMRLDPKGHVSAANAVLVSNVTDSKDGGVAGALKNLFGSKEEEAKEGEEDDKEQKDTKGKSPKVALKFREKHLGLKPLSGEEKRTTNARIISISAFEAAKASREEARNSLESYLYALQNSLNVDDGPTALTDFSTPAEQQALKKLLGETFEWLGENDEVAEEPNLRRKLAELEGLERPVVFRYNEYRARDKAVADFQQAMLLARAFLIDAQANYTKAMEAAATATPEDPVAPPKHTEEELKGVEALLKEYTQFIDEKMKVQVTLDQDKTKDPVITVRELEEKGRRLQATILTLQKKKTPRKPRPTTSSSSATSSTTLASPTDHDPSPDVTESPSDVSSTTLASPTDHGPSSETSSAAPTEGSDAPRHEEL